One Halioglobus japonicus DNA segment encodes these proteins:
- a CDS encoding FAD-binding domain-containing protein, giving the protein MSISVVWFKRDLRLRDHAPLTNAIAAGRPVFLMYCFEPELVNDPRYSSRHWRFVGESLRDINASLRCFGARVHVFSANPLSVFRLLHEQFGVAAVYSHEETGLEITFQRDKAVATYLKAVGATWQETATNGIQRGRRDRRGWNRRWRELMNSPQIQPNLEHLQPQPWRRDGPLVALLLRSPPASWVTEDAEFQPGGPDAADACMQSFFSDRGRDYEGNVSSPTASREHCSRLSPYLAWGNLSIRQVYQSLEANRQRYGWDRSMAAFESRLHWHCHFIQKFEMECRMEYEDVNRGYRDMLRPPDAELQAAWREGRTGFPIVDANMRCLQATGHTNFRMRAMLVSFFCHHLWQPWQDAAAHLASLFLDFEPGIHYAQLQMQAGVTGTNTIRIYNPVKQSQEHDPNGRFIRRWLPELRDVPLHLLHDPSEATPMERMLELAEYPEPVVDHRLTYRQARDRLWAMRDNPHVSSEAARILDRHVERRPLTG; this is encoded by the coding sequence ATGAGTATTTCCGTGGTCTGGTTCAAGCGCGATTTGCGGTTGCGCGACCACGCGCCACTGACGAATGCGATTGCTGCAGGCCGGCCGGTCTTCCTGATGTATTGCTTTGAGCCCGAACTTGTCAATGACCCCCGCTACTCATCGCGGCACTGGCGGTTTGTCGGCGAGTCCCTGCGCGACATCAATGCGTCGTTACGATGTTTCGGTGCGCGAGTTCACGTGTTCAGCGCTAATCCTCTGTCGGTGTTTCGATTGCTGCACGAGCAATTTGGCGTGGCCGCCGTATACAGCCACGAAGAGACGGGCCTTGAGATAACCTTTCAACGAGACAAGGCCGTTGCCACTTACCTCAAAGCAGTAGGTGCTACATGGCAGGAAACGGCAACCAACGGTATCCAGCGGGGGCGCCGCGACCGGCGAGGCTGGAACAGGCGTTGGCGCGAACTGATGAACTCGCCCCAGATACAGCCGAACCTTGAACACTTGCAGCCCCAGCCCTGGCGTCGTGACGGGCCCTTGGTGGCACTCTTGCTACGCAGCCCCCCCGCGAGTTGGGTGACGGAAGATGCTGAGTTCCAGCCAGGCGGTCCCGATGCCGCAGATGCCTGCATGCAGTCTTTTTTCAGTGACCGTGGGCGCGACTATGAAGGCAATGTGTCCAGTCCAACAGCGAGCCGGGAACATTGTTCAAGGCTCTCTCCCTATCTTGCATGGGGCAATCTATCCATACGACAGGTTTACCAGAGCCTGGAAGCCAATCGACAGCGCTACGGATGGGACCGATCGATGGCGGCCTTCGAATCGCGCTTGCATTGGCATTGCCATTTCATTCAAAAGTTCGAGATGGAATGCCGTATGGAGTACGAAGACGTTAACCGGGGTTACCGGGATATGCTCCGGCCGCCCGATGCTGAGTTGCAAGCTGCGTGGCGTGAGGGGCGCACCGGCTTCCCCATAGTGGATGCCAACATGCGCTGCCTGCAGGCAACCGGCCACACCAACTTTCGCATGCGAGCCATGTTGGTCAGTTTTTTCTGCCATCACCTATGGCAGCCGTGGCAGGATGCTGCGGCTCACCTGGCGTCGCTGTTCCTCGATTTCGAACCCGGCATTCACTATGCCCAACTGCAGATGCAAGCCGGGGTCACAGGGACAAACACGATCCGAATCTACAATCCGGTAAAGCAGTCGCAGGAACATGATCCCAATGGGCGCTTTATTCGCCGCTGGTTGCCCGAGTTGCGTGACGTCCCGCTGCATCTGCTGCATGACCCCAGTGAGGCGACGCCAATGGAGCGCATGCTGGAACTGGCGGAATATCCAGAGCCCGTTGTTGACCACCGCCTGACGTACCGACAGGCCCGGGATCGACTGTGGGCTATGCGCGACAATCCACACGTCAGTTCAGAGGCAGCGCGTATCCTCGATCGCCACGTCGAGCGGCGACCGCTAACCGGTTAG
- a CDS encoding GIY-YIG nuclease family protein, which yields MTLAQSACKPQYSLGDEYVEAPPRCPGVYRFLDGEGQVLYVGKSIDMRSRIRSHYASSSQTERQKRMLHGTRRIDFRPTAGEAGALLLENAAIKREIPLYNRRQRSVRRLWSIVLTANAAGFLQPELESFSLEGLDVRAAYGSYRSRYHARQAMDKLARSEQLCPGVLGLERGKGPCFQRQIGRCQGACVGGEAPDAHNARLQSALASRRLSAWPITTPVLLRELAEKPDMHQPAQEYHLLHNWMYLGTYASPEAARAVDGAGGTMFDRDTHRILRATLGRGECDLLDLESMKAVDWPTGELIP from the coding sequence ATGACGCTGGCGCAGTCGGCATGCAAGCCGCAGTACTCGCTGGGAGATGAATACGTGGAAGCGCCCCCGCGATGTCCCGGCGTATATCGATTTCTCGATGGTGAGGGCCAGGTGCTCTACGTGGGTAAGAGCATTGATATGCGCAGTCGCATTCGCTCCCACTACGCCAGCTCCAGCCAGACTGAGCGGCAGAAGCGAATGTTGCATGGCACCCGGCGCATCGACTTTCGCCCCACGGCCGGTGAGGCCGGGGCGTTGCTACTTGAGAATGCGGCCATTAAACGTGAAATACCCCTCTACAATCGGCGCCAGCGCTCCGTCCGCAGGCTCTGGTCGATCGTGCTAACTGCCAATGCCGCGGGGTTCCTGCAGCCTGAGCTTGAGAGCTTCAGTCTGGAAGGCCTGGACGTTCGTGCAGCCTACGGTTCGTACAGGAGCCGCTATCACGCCCGCCAGGCCATGGATAAGCTCGCCAGGTCAGAGCAGCTCTGTCCCGGAGTGCTTGGGCTCGAGCGCGGCAAGGGGCCGTGTTTCCAGCGCCAGATTGGACGCTGCCAGGGCGCCTGTGTGGGGGGCGAAGCGCCTGATGCTCACAACGCGCGGCTCCAGAGCGCTCTGGCATCCCGGCGCCTCAGTGCATGGCCAATCACGACCCCGGTGCTGCTGCGCGAGTTGGCCGAAAAACCGGATATGCACCAGCCTGCGCAGGAATACCATTTGCTGCACAACTGGATGTATCTCGGCACCTATGCGTCACCCGAAGCGGCGAGGGCAGTCGACGGAGCGGGAGGCACGATGTTCGACCGTGATACCCATCGTATTCTGCGGGCGACGCTTGGCCGGGGCGAATGTGACCTGCTGGATCTTGAGTCAATGAAAGCGGTGGATTGGCCAACAGGCGAGCTGATTCCATGA
- a CDS encoding PhoX family protein, whose product MSHDEDSCNSSGNRTFAEVVQAASSRRSFLTGTVGLAAATFIAPSLGQTLTLTQNNGLGSRNVGETRLRKGRINFSPVPVSEGSGPMPSISSDYEYQVLIPWGTPLQSGIAEYTGDPNTRPSAADQERMVGVGHDGMHFFPFDGKNKEGILAINHEFGRNSHVLGKSAPEDDEDIRLSQAAHGVAMVHIRRSMQGWKVVVDSPYNRRITPNTPVLFSGPARGTPLLAPESGAKGTVNNCSSGFTPWGTYLTCEENFNGYFGDSQGSWTPTEEQERYGFSPEGFGYGWETHTTDRRFDLGSAEHPNEDNRFGWVVEIDPMAPDQPPVKRTALGRFKHEGVAIVEGKDGRIVAYMGDDQRFDYIYKFVSARNWQEMRAEGLSPLDQGRLYVARFNEDGTGEWLWLTINDPVLAARFNSQAEVLTYARVAADLLGATPMDRPEWTTVAPNGDVYCTLTNNSRREEPNPANPLTPNEDGHIIRWRDKGQHVGKRFTWDIFSIAQDTHAEGDERTFSDPDGLWVDPGGRMFIQTDGGQMKGLNNQMLVCSVYDEGGSQNLDIKRLFTGVTGDEITGLTTTPDRRTMFINTQHPGNGDPLASNFPAEPDGVTIPRDSTIVITRKGGGVVGS is encoded by the coding sequence ATGAGCCACGATGAAGACAGTTGCAATTCTTCGGGTAACCGCACATTCGCTGAAGTCGTACAGGCGGCTTCATCTCGACGTTCATTTCTCACTGGTACGGTTGGGCTGGCGGCTGCGACCTTTATCGCGCCCAGTCTGGGTCAAACCCTGACACTGACCCAGAATAATGGGCTTGGATCGCGGAATGTGGGAGAGACGCGGCTGCGGAAAGGCAGAATCAACTTTTCGCCGGTGCCGGTGAGTGAAGGCTCGGGACCCATGCCTTCGATCAGCAGTGACTACGAGTATCAGGTGCTGATTCCCTGGGGTACGCCCCTGCAGTCCGGGATTGCAGAGTACACTGGAGACCCCAACACTCGCCCCAGCGCGGCAGACCAGGAGCGCATGGTGGGTGTGGGTCATGATGGCATGCACTTCTTCCCATTTGACGGCAAGAACAAGGAAGGGATTCTTGCCATTAACCATGAGTTTGGTCGCAATAGCCACGTACTGGGCAAGTCAGCGCCAGAAGACGATGAAGACATCCGCCTGTCACAAGCGGCCCACGGAGTGGCTATGGTGCATATCCGTCGCAGCATGCAGGGCTGGAAAGTGGTTGTGGATAGCCCTTACAACCGCCGGATTACGCCGAATACACCGGTACTATTCTCAGGCCCGGCGCGAGGCACGCCTTTGCTGGCTCCCGAATCTGGCGCAAAAGGCACAGTCAATAATTGCTCCAGTGGTTTCACGCCCTGGGGTACCTACCTGACCTGTGAAGAGAACTTCAACGGATACTTTGGCGACAGCCAGGGCAGTTGGACACCCACTGAAGAACAGGAACGTTACGGCTTTTCTCCCGAGGGCTTTGGCTACGGCTGGGAAACCCACACGACGGACCGACGCTTCGACCTGGGTAGCGCTGAACACCCCAATGAAGACAACCGCTTTGGTTGGGTCGTAGAGATTGATCCCATGGCGCCGGACCAGCCTCCGGTGAAACGTACTGCACTGGGTCGCTTCAAGCACGAAGGCGTAGCGATTGTTGAAGGCAAAGACGGACGTATTGTGGCGTACATGGGCGACGACCAGCGTTTTGACTACATCTATAAGTTTGTCTCCGCCCGCAACTGGCAGGAGATGCGGGCAGAAGGACTCAGCCCTCTCGATCAGGGTCGCCTGTATGTCGCCAGGTTCAACGAAGATGGCACTGGTGAATGGCTGTGGTTGACGATTAACGATCCGGTGCTGGCAGCGCGCTTCAACAGCCAAGCCGAAGTATTAACCTACGCGAGGGTGGCCGCCGACTTGTTAGGCGCCACACCTATGGATCGGCCCGAGTGGACCACCGTGGCACCGAATGGTGATGTCTATTGCACGCTTACCAACAACAGTCGCCGGGAAGAGCCCAATCCAGCTAACCCGCTAACGCCTAACGAAGATGGTCATATCATTCGCTGGCGTGACAAAGGCCAGCATGTGGGTAAGCGCTTCACCTGGGATATCTTCTCCATTGCCCAGGACACCCATGCCGAGGGCGACGAGCGCACCTTCAGCGATCCCGATGGCCTGTGGGTGGATCCGGGCGGCCGCATGTTCATCCAGACTGATGGCGGGCAGATGAAGGGCCTGAACAACCAGATGCTGGTGTGCAGTGTGTACGACGAGGGCGGTTCTCAGAATCTCGATATCAAGCGCCTGTTCACCGGTGTTACAGGTGATGAAATTACCGGGCTGACGACTACGCCGGATCGTCGCACCATGTTTATCAATACTCAGCATCCTGGCAATGGTGATCCATTGGCCAGTAATTTCCCCGCAGAGCCGGATGGGGTGACCATTCCACGGGATAGCACGATTGTGATCACACGTAAGGGTGGCGGTGTGGTTGGCAGTTGA
- a CDS encoding 2Fe-2S iron-sulfur cluster-binding protein: protein MAKIYVTDASGTDQVVDASNGDSLMNALLEAGVDGMLADCGGGCACATCHCYIEGDGMSLVGEVNAIENVMLDSAASERRENSRLSCQIDISDALDGLTVTVAENG, encoded by the coding sequence ATGGCTAAAATCTACGTCACTGACGCCAGTGGTACGGACCAGGTGGTCGATGCGTCCAATGGCGATTCCCTCATGAATGCTCTCCTGGAAGCGGGTGTCGATGGCATGCTCGCCGATTGTGGCGGCGGCTGTGCCTGCGCCACATGCCACTGCTATATCGAAGGCGACGGCATGAGCCTCGTGGGCGAAGTCAATGCTATCGAAAACGTGATGCTCGATTCAGCTGCCAGTGAGCGCCGTGAGAATAGTAGACTGTCATGTCAGATTGATATCAGTGATGCGCTCGACGGACTCACAGTGACCGTGGCTGAAAACGGCTAA
- a CDS encoding sterol desaturase family protein: protein MSFAQISGIFFAASITISVAEMLYLTVVSNQESFVHAYAAPLKNVVFVGIPLEVIIVISLIDGVWGKFLHISPKLVQGRYGPLEYVLPTPSCHRFHHG, encoded by the coding sequence GTGTCTTTCGCGCAGATCAGCGGCATTTTCTTTGCCGCGTCCATTACCATCTCAGTGGCTGAGATGCTCTACCTGACTGTCGTCAGTAACCAGGAGAGCTTTGTACACGCCTACGCAGCGCCGCTCAAAAATGTCGTGTTTGTAGGTATTCCCCTCGAAGTAATTATAGTGATCAGCCTGATCGATGGTGTCTGGGGTAAGTTCCTGCATATCAGCCCTAAACTGGTACAAGGGCGCTACGGGCCACTGGAGTACGTGCTGCCAACCCCCAGCTGTCACCGTTTCCACCACGGTTAG
- a CDS encoding cupin domain-containing protein, whose product MAKTLNDVINFATSTAETERYPTPEEKRLRGTPMQHATTHFAVDETFFAGEWGAEEGCWKVTYSENEYFHILTGKSILRDSAGHEVELNPGDKLCIPAGFEGEWEVLEPTTKVFVIYEP is encoded by the coding sequence ATGGCCAAGACGCTAAACGACGTTATCAATTTCGCGACAAGTACAGCTGAAACAGAGCGCTACCCTACCCCTGAGGAAAAGCGCCTGCGCGGCACGCCGATGCAACATGCTACAACCCACTTTGCTGTCGACGAGACGTTCTTCGCTGGGGAATGGGGCGCGGAAGAAGGCTGCTGGAAAGTGACTTACTCGGAGAATGAGTACTTTCACATTCTCACGGGTAAGTCCATTCTGCGGGACAGCGCCGGCCATGAGGTCGAGCTCAACCCCGGAGACAAGCTGTGCATCCCTGCCGGCTTCGAGGGTGAATGGGAAGTGCTCGAGCCGACCACCAAGGTGTTCGTCATCTACGAACCCTAG
- a CDS encoding MFS transporter — protein MLTPRTRLLYGVGGGIYAVKEAAYGIFILLFYTQVLGLSGFVTGFIIALSLVWDGISDPLIGGWSDRLRSRYGRRHPFMVYSTVPIAIGFIGLFSPPATVVASSSLLACWLLFWSLWVRTFITAFSIPHLALSAELTHDYHERSQLMSMRLGFMFLVTLFLPAAGFVFIFGAEPEVDGRFIAQSYPWYGLMSAAVAVMLAAVTIMGTREHMSQPNTEGEDYGLPRLQDYLTDVLQTLRNKTFRTLIAYDVAASIGWGCAATLNILVGTYVFEFSSDDMAIILAVPSLIAVLLVWLSIKPISARWQKPEIMRYALWALLFNSLWLLPLKLAGALPENDSPVILALNIINLTVLMFFFLLRITSAMSIVADISDQHELEQGGRREGGFFSVITFTNKVSSLVGPLYGGIVLDVIGLNQQDLPGNVAEPVLAGLMISVLLVVIPTLLIALFYAYKISFSREQVDAIQADLQYSKSGSIARH, from the coding sequence ATGCTCACTCCCCGGACAAGGCTGCTCTATGGCGTTGGTGGCGGCATTTATGCGGTCAAGGAAGCAGCCTACGGCATTTTCATCCTGTTGTTTTACACCCAGGTCCTCGGTCTATCCGGGTTCGTCACGGGGTTCATCATCGCCCTCAGCCTGGTGTGGGATGGCATTTCAGACCCGCTGATTGGCGGATGGTCAGACAGGCTGCGCAGCCGCTATGGCCGGCGCCACCCATTCATGGTGTATAGCACGGTACCGATTGCCATCGGATTTATCGGGCTGTTCTCACCTCCGGCAACCGTTGTGGCATCATCCAGCTTACTCGCCTGCTGGCTGCTGTTCTGGTCGCTGTGGGTTCGCACCTTTATCACCGCGTTCTCGATTCCACACCTCGCCTTAAGCGCAGAGCTAACCCACGATTACCACGAGCGCAGTCAATTGATGAGTATGCGCCTTGGGTTTATGTTTCTTGTCACCCTGTTTCTGCCAGCCGCTGGCTTTGTGTTTATCTTCGGGGCAGAACCAGAAGTTGATGGCCGATTTATCGCCCAGAGTTATCCCTGGTATGGCCTGATGTCCGCAGCGGTCGCGGTTATGCTGGCGGCTGTGACGATCATGGGTACGCGGGAGCACATGAGTCAACCCAACACAGAGGGTGAGGACTATGGCCTGCCGAGGCTGCAGGATTATCTCACCGACGTTCTACAGACATTACGCAACAAGACGTTTCGCACCCTGATTGCCTACGACGTGGCAGCGTCTATCGGTTGGGGTTGTGCTGCCACATTGAACATCCTCGTAGGCACCTACGTGTTTGAATTCAGTTCCGACGACATGGCTATTATTCTCGCCGTCCCAAGTTTGATTGCCGTGTTGCTGGTGTGGCTTTCAATCAAGCCTATCAGTGCGCGCTGGCAGAAGCCGGAGATCATGCGTTATGCCCTCTGGGCCCTGCTATTCAACAGCCTGTGGCTACTGCCACTCAAACTGGCGGGCGCCCTGCCAGAGAACGACAGTCCCGTCATTCTTGCACTGAACATCATCAACCTCACAGTGCTCATGTTCTTCTTTTTACTGCGTATCACCAGTGCCATGTCGATCGTCGCCGACATTTCCGACCAGCATGAACTGGAACAGGGCGGCAGACGCGAGGGCGGTTTTTTCTCGGTCATCACCTTCACCAACAAGGTATCATCACTGGTGGGCCCCCTCTACGGTGGTATCGTGCTGGATGTGATAGGCCTCAACCAGCAGGACCTGCCAGGCAACGTTGCCGAACCAGTGCTGGCGGGCCTGATGATTTCAGTACTATTGGTCGTGATTCCCACGCTCTTGATTGCGCTTTTCTACGCCTACAAGATCAGCTTCAGCCGCGAGCAGGTGGACGCTATTCAAGCGGACCTGCAGTACAGCAAGTCGGGCTCTATAGCTCGCCATTGA
- a CDS encoding SDR family oxidoreductase, translating into MTVQGRHIAITGPTAGIGRSCALQLAARGASLVLFCRNAEKGDELAREIVATSGLRPEIVIMNMADLDSVRRAAEQCLALEQPLDILLNNAGVVNTERRVTTDDYEETLAVNHLAPFLLTGLLLPRMAQSRAARIVNVASDAHRFVSGMGFDDMQAERGYKTFREYGRSKGANVLFTRSLAKRLADTTITVNCLHPGAVATSLGTQNEGFFSHWLPALLKPFFRSPDRGAETSIYLCESDAVVDVSGRYFSNCKQVKPKSWVLDDATAEQLWAFSETATDFRYP; encoded by the coding sequence ATGACAGTACAAGGACGCCATATTGCCATCACCGGCCCCACAGCAGGCATTGGCAGAAGCTGTGCATTACAACTCGCCGCCAGAGGTGCATCGCTGGTTTTGTTCTGCCGCAATGCCGAAAAAGGTGATGAACTGGCCAGAGAAATCGTTGCTACCAGCGGCCTTAGGCCTGAGATTGTCATTATGAATATGGCGGATCTGGACAGTGTTCGCCGCGCCGCAGAGCAATGCCTGGCGCTGGAGCAGCCGCTGGATATTCTGCTCAATAATGCCGGTGTGGTGAACACCGAGCGTAGGGTTACTACCGACGATTATGAGGAGACGCTGGCGGTTAACCACCTGGCGCCGTTTCTGTTGACGGGCTTGCTATTGCCGCGAATGGCGCAAAGTCGCGCGGCCCGCATCGTGAACGTAGCCTCCGATGCACATCGTTTCGTTAGCGGTATGGGTTTCGATGATATGCAGGCCGAGCGAGGCTATAAAACCTTTCGCGAGTACGGTCGTTCGAAAGGCGCTAACGTTCTCTTTACCCGGAGCCTGGCGAAACGTCTGGCAGATACCACCATTACGGTGAATTGCCTGCATCCCGGCGCAGTGGCAACGTCTCTGGGTACCCAAAACGAAGGCTTCTTCTCACATTGGTTGCCCGCGCTGCTAAAGCCCTTCTTTCGCAGCCCTGATCGAGGCGCAGAGACGTCCATATACTTGTGCGAGAGTGATGCCGTCGTAGATGTCAGCGGCCGTTACTTTTCCAACTGCAAACAGGTGAAGCCCAAGTCATGGGTGCTTGATGACGCCACTGCAGAGCAGCTGTGGGCGTTTAGCGAGACGGCAACAGATTTTCGCTATCCCTAA
- the tatA gene encoding twin-arginine translocase TatA/TatE family subunit: MKDVGAVGGALFFNQKRDSFMGISGIGVWQLLIVLMIVIMLFGSKRLGSLGSDLGSAIRGFRKSVGDEEPEERVG, from the coding sequence GTGAAGGATGTGGGCGCCGTTGGTGGTGCCCTTTTTTTCAACCAAAAAAGAGATAGCTTCATGGGTATAAGTGGTATCGGAGTCTGGCAACTTCTTATCGTCTTGATGATTGTGATCATGCTGTTCGGCAGCAAGCGCCTTGGTTCGCTGGGTAGCGATCTAGGTAGCGCTATTCGGGGCTTTAGAAAAAGTGTCGGGGATGAGGAGCCCGAGGAAAGGGTGGGGTAA
- a CDS encoding DUF1499 domain-containing protein, with product MGNIYLTLALTALLLTGCTSPPEKPPPGTSLPPCGPLPNCVNTESSAGDQAIEPLQASFTQWQALKAWLASQQNWTITADDGDLVQAVATTPVMRYRDDVLLRYDAARNVVHVRSSSRLGIGDMGANYARVEQLRKQLASTPSQP from the coding sequence ATGGGAAACATTTACTTAACACTGGCTTTGACCGCGCTATTGCTTACAGGTTGCACCAGTCCTCCTGAAAAACCGCCACCGGGCACCTCTCTGCCACCCTGTGGGCCGCTCCCGAACTGCGTAAACACAGAAAGCAGCGCAGGCGATCAGGCGATCGAGCCGCTTCAGGCCAGCTTCACTCAGTGGCAGGCGTTAAAAGCATGGCTGGCCTCACAGCAAAACTGGACCATTACTGCAGACGATGGCGACCTTGTTCAAGCAGTAGCAACCACCCCCGTCATGCGCTATCGCGACGATGTCCTGCTCAGGTACGATGCCGCCCGCAACGTTGTTCACGTGCGCTCCTCCTCGCGCCTGGGTATTGGCGATATGGGGGCCAATTACGCCCGGGTAGAGCAGTTGCGCAAGCAGCTAGCGTCGACCCCGAGTCAGCCTTGA
- a CDS encoding cytochrome P450, translating to MDNAADQNVEANPEEFYRSPTTTPEADPWALALEDIDLATGSIFQAQKHHEYFKRLRQENPVHYHDKNPEIGPYWSLTRYEDIMAVDSDFERFSSEPSIALYDEVLGEERAPMFIAMDPPKHNEQRGAVTPAVGPVRLKDLDKLIRERTVEVLDELPVGTPFNWVDKVSIELTTRMLATLFDFPFEDRRKLTYWSEVITTPPILMGLTIEERLNHLGECLQTFTSLFHERKFEGNESQDFISLLANNPATADMNGVELLGNLMLLIVGGNDTTRNSMSAGVMFMHDNPAEFQKVKDNEALIPSAVSEIIRYQTPLSYMRRTAKEDVEIGGKQIKKGDKIAMWYASGNRDESFFEDADKFIIDRANVRRHMAFGFGIHRCMGNRVAEAQLRIVWEEILKRFERLEVVGEPERVEHSFVHGIKDMQVIAHPRQ from the coding sequence ATGGATAACGCCGCAGATCAGAACGTTGAAGCCAACCCGGAAGAGTTTTACCGCTCCCCCACCACCACGCCGGAGGCCGACCCCTGGGCGCTGGCTCTGGAAGATATCGACCTTGCCACAGGCTCAATATTCCAGGCCCAGAAACACCACGAATACTTCAAACGCTTGCGCCAGGAAAACCCGGTCCACTATCACGACAAGAACCCGGAGATTGGCCCCTACTGGTCACTCACACGCTATGAAGACATCATGGCTGTGGACAGCGACTTCGAACGGTTTTCCTCCGAGCCCTCCATTGCCTTGTACGATGAAGTGCTGGGCGAGGAACGGGCACCCATGTTCATTGCCATGGATCCGCCAAAGCACAATGAGCAGCGCGGTGCGGTCACACCCGCGGTAGGGCCTGTCAGGCTCAAGGACCTCGACAAACTGATTCGCGAACGCACGGTGGAAGTACTCGATGAATTGCCTGTTGGCACCCCCTTTAACTGGGTGGACAAGGTCTCTATCGAACTGACTACGCGTATGCTCGCAACCTTGTTCGACTTCCCCTTCGAGGACCGTCGCAAACTCACCTATTGGTCTGAAGTGATCACTACCCCGCCTATTCTTATGGGCCTTACAATTGAAGAGCGACTAAACCATCTCGGTGAATGTCTGCAGACCTTTACTTCCTTGTTCCATGAACGTAAGTTCGAAGGCAATGAAAGCCAGGACTTCATTTCACTGCTGGCAAACAACCCGGCCACAGCCGACATGAATGGCGTCGAGCTATTGGGCAATCTGATGCTGCTCATCGTGGGTGGGAATGACACCACCCGCAACTCCATGTCAGCGGGTGTAATGTTTATGCATGACAACCCGGCGGAGTTCCAGAAGGTGAAGGACAATGAGGCACTGATCCCCTCAGCCGTATCTGAGATCATTCGCTACCAGACGCCACTGTCCTACATGCGCAGAACCGCCAAGGAAGACGTGGAGATCGGCGGCAAGCAGATCAAGAAGGGCGACAAGATTGCCATGTGGTATGCGTCGGGCAACCGCGACGAATCGTTCTTTGAAGACGCCGACAAATTTATTATCGATCGGGCCAATGTCCGCCGCCATATGGCGTTTGGGTTTGGCATTCACCGCTGCATGGGTAACCGTGTGGCCGAAGCCCAGTTGCGCATCGTATGGGAAGAGATCCTCAAGCGCTTCGAAAGGCTGGAAGTGGTCGGCGAACCGGAGCGCGTCGAACACAGCTTCGTTCACGGCATTAAGGACATGCAGGTCATCGCACACCCGAGGCAATGA
- a CDS encoding DUF547 domain-containing protein — MSKICLKKIATRLILVLFVLPYSALAQLDVGSWNELLGEAVNNGYVRYSQWDNNARFDALVEEIAAADVSEMTRDEKLVFYINTYNILAARGILDGRSPATLWGRYLYFKRDKYTVAGEPLSLHALEHDRILPLGEPRIHFAIVCASMSCPILQSEAYTVQALDQQLDSAARQFINDEARNKFWPDEGRAELSSIFKWFEEDFVTAAGSVQAYVAPYVEGDFAPLLREKKLKVEYLDYDWSLNGEL, encoded by the coding sequence ATGTCCAAAATCTGTCTGAAGAAAATCGCCACGCGCCTCATCCTGGTGCTTTTCGTCTTGCCTTATTCCGCGTTGGCGCAGTTGGACGTGGGCAGTTGGAACGAGTTGCTGGGAGAGGCCGTCAACAATGGCTATGTGCGGTACAGTCAGTGGGACAACAATGCTCGTTTTGATGCGCTAGTAGAGGAGATTGCCGCTGCTGACGTCAGCGAGATGACGCGAGATGAGAAGCTCGTTTTCTACATCAATACCTACAACATTCTCGCCGCCAGGGGCATTCTTGATGGTCGTTCACCTGCCACGCTCTGGGGGCGCTACCTGTACTTCAAGCGCGACAAGTACACGGTTGCGGGCGAACCGTTGAGTCTTCACGCGCTAGAGCATGACAGGATTCTCCCACTCGGTGAGCCGCGGATTCATTTCGCTATCGTTTGCGCCAGCATGTCCTGTCCTATCCTGCAGTCAGAGGCCTACACCGTACAAGCGCTTGATCAGCAGCTCGACAGCGCGGCCCGACAATTTATCAACGACGAAGCACGCAACAAGTTCTGGCCCGATGAGGGCCGCGCTGAACTCAGTAGTATCTTCAAATGGTTCGAAGAGGACTTCGTCACAGCGGCGGGGTCAGTGCAGGCCTACGTTGCGCCTTATGTCGAAGGCGATTTCGCCCCGCTATTGCGCGAGAAAAAGTTGAAGGTTGAATACCTGGACTACGACTGGAGCCTCAATGGCGAGCTATAG